The DNA region GTACGGTGATCGACACCAACCCACCGGGCACCCGGTACGCGCTGACGCCGACCGGTGCCGGGTTGCGCCCCGTCCTCGCCGAGATGGCTGCCTGGGCCGGGGACACCAGCGACCCGGACGCCCGCCACCACCAGCTCGACGACCTGCTGGCACTGATGCAGGAGCGCTGGATGCTGGAACTGCACTGCGCGCTGCTGGTCGGCCCGCGTCGCTTCACCGACCTGGCCCGCGACACCGGCGTCAACCAGGTCACCCTCACCCAGCGCCTCACCGACCTGGAACGACGCGGGCTCATCCAGCGACTCGCCGACGGCGGCTACGCCTTCACCGCCATCGGCGAAGGCTTTCACCGGGTCGGCGAAGCCCTCGCCCGCTGGGCGGCGGCCACCTCGGGCACCGCCGCCGACCGGCCGGTCAGGGCGCCAGGCCCCGGAAGTTGACCATCAGCTGAGTGGGACCCTGCCGGGACCAGTAGAAGACGTACGGCCGATCCGGCAGCAGCGGGGCGTCCTGGATGCCGAGGGCGACCCCGGCGGTCGGATCGATACCGAGCGCGTCGGTGCCAGCCTGCGGCGACCAGACCCACTGCTGCTGCGGTGTGAACCAGTTGCACTCGATCACGCCGCCCTCCAGGTCGACGGTGAACACGTACGGCCGCTGCCGCACCAGCGGGGTGTCCGCGACGGCGACCGCACCACCCCGCCGCCGGTAGACACCGCTGCCCGGACCGCCCTGCGCCGTCCACGTGTACTCACTGCCGGTCCAGCTCAACGCGTACATGATGCTGAGGTTGCCGACGAAGGCGAACGGTGCCAGGCCGTGGTTGGTCCAGGTCCAGGCTCTGCCGTTTTCGGCGCCCCGCCACAGATTGCCCCGCCGGTCCAGCAGGAACACCTGCGGACGGTCCGGGCTGGTGGCGGTGACGCGCAGGTTGGCTACCCCGACGACGTCGCTGCCATCGATATACTCGAACGTCCCGTCGCGCGGGGTGCCGTAGTTGAGCCAGTCGCCGGTGCCGGATCCCCAGTAGTGCAGCCACAGGTTGCCGTCCGACCCGACCACGAAGGTCTGCGGCACCTGCGGCC from Solwaraspora sp. WMMD791 includes:
- a CDS encoding winged helix-turn-helix transcriptional regulator; protein product: MQVEQGVLLAAVGRLRGRWTLHVVHTLLDGPAGFNDLRRAVPAVGPSTLARRLGELEAAGIVSRTVIDTNPPGTRYALTPTGAGLRPVLAEMAAWAGDTSDPDARHHQLDDLLALMQERWMLELHCALLVGPRRFTDLARDTGVNQVTLTQRLTDLERRGLIQRLADGGYAFTAIGEGFHRVGEALARWAAATSGTAADRPVRAPGPGS